Proteins from one Deinococcus apachensis DSM 19763 genomic window:
- a CDS encoding LLM class flavin-dependent oxidoreductase — translation MTQPSQSEFLWFLQLSRDGEFIGTKEKPPRKPTLPYISSLITTAGEAGFEALLTATNYHSEHENYTAAVAALARTAQTDPGLLIAVRPGMFHPAMYAKMLATLQNLFPGRVRVNIVTGSSPAENAMYGDFEPHAQRYERTREFMTILRQLWTQPPPVSYRSDLFAFENAVLDPPPVQPIPIYFGGASPVAQRIAADLADVYLMWGEREDMLQERMAQMRALEAETGRSLRYGLRTHVVVRETEEEAWQAAERLISRVDPEVRRAFVESYKHVDGVGQLRQIEMLRGLEEGNLLVEPNLWAGVGMARSGVGVALIGNPEQVAAKIRRYEAMSFSSFIFSGYPHLEEARRFGELVMPLLKGQGGEGSRQIHTDTVAPVA, via the coding sequence ATGACCCAACCTTCCCAATCCGAATTCCTCTGGTTCCTCCAGCTCTCCCGTGACGGCGAGTTCATCGGCACCAAGGAGAAGCCGCCGCGCAAGCCCACGCTGCCCTACATCTCCAGCCTGATCACGACGGCGGGCGAGGCGGGCTTTGAGGCGTTGCTGACGGCCACGAATTACCACAGCGAGCACGAGAACTACACGGCGGCGGTGGCGGCCCTCGCGCGGACTGCGCAGACGGACCCCGGCCTGCTGATCGCCGTGCGGCCCGGCATGTTCCACCCGGCGATGTACGCGAAGATGCTCGCCACGCTGCAAAACCTCTTCCCCGGGCGGGTGCGGGTGAACATCGTGACGGGGAGCAGCCCCGCCGAGAACGCCATGTACGGCGACTTCGAGCCGCACGCCCAGCGGTACGAGCGGACGCGCGAGTTCATGACCATCCTGCGCCAGCTCTGGACCCAGCCGCCGCCCGTCAGTTACCGCTCGGACCTCTTCGCCTTCGAGAACGCGGTGCTGGACCCGCCGCCCGTGCAGCCCATCCCGATCTACTTCGGGGGCGCCTCACCCGTCGCTCAGCGTATCGCCGCCGACCTCGCCGACGTGTACCTGATGTGGGGCGAGCGCGAGGACATGCTGCAAGAGCGCATGGCCCAGATGCGGGCTCTGGAGGCGGAGACGGGCCGGTCCCTGCGTTATGGCCTACGGACTCACGTCGTCGTGCGCGAGACCGAGGAGGAGGCGTGGCAGGCCGCCGAGCGCCTGATCTCGCGGGTGGACCCCGAGGTGCGCCGCGCCTTTGTGGAGAGCTACAAGCACGTGGACGGCGTGGGCCAACTGCGCCAGATCGAGATGCTGCGCGGTCTGGAGGAGGGCAACCTTCTGGTCGAGCCGAACCTCTGGGCGGGCGTCGGCATGGCCCGCAGCGGGGTGGGCGTCGCGCTGATCGGGAACCCCGAGCAGGTGGCGGCCAAGATCCGGCGGTACGAGGCGATGAGCTTTTCGTCGTTTATTTTCAGCGGCTACCCGCATCTGGAGGAGGCCCGCCGCTTCGGCGAACTCGTCATGCCGCTCCTCAAGGGACAGGGCGGCGAGGGCTCGCGCCAGATTCACACGGACACGGTGGCGCCAGTCGCCTGA